The nucleotide window AGAGAAAGACTGACATTCTAAAATATACTTTCAATAATaagaaaagggcttccccagtgactcagtggtgaagaatctgcctgccaatgaaggaggtacaggtttgatccccagtctaAGGGGATCCCACACGatacggagcaactgagcctgtgcgtctcaactactgagcctgtgctctaaagacAGTGCTGCAATTACTAACGCCCGTGTGCCTAGAACCCATGTtctacaacaagaaaagccacagaaatgcaaagtctgagcaccgcaactagagagtaccactattacaatagccaggacatggaaacaacctagatgtccatcaacagatgcttAGGCaaagaagttgtagtacatatatacaatggaatattactcagccataaaggaaCGAATCTGAGACAAGGATAGTAAGATggatgaatcttttaaaaattttaaaaagagagtagcccccactcaccacaactagagaaaaagcctgtgtagcaatgaagaccccgtacagtcaaaaataaataaattaaacaaaaaaaagaaataaaacatttatgcCCTTCAAGCTCTAGTTGTCTtagagaagctttaaaaaatcaatgtctagggaatttcctggtggtccattggttaggactctgagcttccactgcagggcacctgagttcaatccctggttagggaactaagatcttacaagctgcccagcatggccaaaaaaagataataaataaatattgtctgTGCCATCTTTCACTGCCATTCAgctccaaatattttctaatttccactGCAACTTTTTATTTCCCTATGAACTATTTAGAAGTATACTGTTTCATTTCTAAAGATTTGAGAAACTTCTAGTTATTCCTTACTGATTTCTAGCTTACTTCTGTTATAGTCAAAAGTTACACCCTGTAAAGTTTAAATCTCTTAAAATTTGCTGATATTTGCTTCATTAACAATATATGGTTGATATTGGTAAATTttctatgtgcacttgaaaataatGGTATAGGTTGCAGTTTGGGATATAGTGTTTTATTTATGTCAGGTAAAGTATGCTAAATAAGTTTACTCTCTTTTTCTGGATTTTGTGTCTACTTATAGTTATAAAGAGATGTATATTAGAATTTTTCAtcccatgtgaccccatggactgtagctgccaggcttctctgtccatgggatttcccaggcaagaatattggagtgggttgccatttccttctccaggggatcttcctaatccaggataAGAACctccatctcttgcattgcaaatgggttctttaccactgagccaccaggcaaaccCAAGTTTTTCACACTTACAAAAATTAATATCTAAAAGTAAATGCATACTACTAACTTTAATACgatgtttgcattttaaaatattggcttCCCTAGAAGGTTTACCCTACGCTCATTACTTTCCTTTGTCCCACTTGTTTTCTCTAGATGATTTTTTATAAACAACTCTTTTGATTTTAACTCCCAAATATATATTGATAACTTCCAAAACTTTATTTCGGGCTTAAAACCCTCTCCTGTTCAACCCTGGCTTTCCAAGTGTACAGACCAGGAGCATGGGCATTACATGAAGCCATGATTGAAACGTAGCTCCTCAGGTCCTGGCACAGAGACTGAACACAAAAATCTGCATTTCAACAAGATTCCTCAGTGATTCACATGCATATTAAAGTCTGAGAGGCACCTGTAGCTGTTTTCAGATTGGAGGTTTTATAGACATCACAAGTCAACATGTCGCAAATATGGCTGGTTACATGATCTTTAAGGCTGGAAAGGTCATCATGATAAGGTCTCTATCTACCTAATCAGCTTCCTGTTCACAATACCTACCTCATGTGTCACATCCTAACAACACAGAACCAATTGCTCCTGCACCCACCATCCTGTTTCCTCACCACTGTGTGCTGGCTCAGGCAGGTGTGCTATTTACCACCaactgcccaccccccccccccccccgccaccagcCACTGCCTGACTCCCCTGCACTCAAGTCTCTAAGGTTTAGCTCAGAGCCAAGCGGCTAGAGGAGGTCTCTCCCTAGGCCCCCTTCTGTGCACATTCCTAACTCTCCATCACTGCTCCATTTATTCCTCACATTCTGCTTCatattgcatttctctttctcccactAGCAATGAGAGCCTGCAGAGGGCAGCAATCACGTCTCATTTAGCCTGGAAGCATTAGTGCCTACTACCCTGCTGAGACTACGCGGAGTACAATAAATGTCTGTAGTATGAATAGCAAACCAATAACCGAAACACTTCTTTATATTTGGGATTTCCTGCTGGTCAGAAGTTCTGAGAAATCATTATTAAATATACTCAATTTGGTAGATAAAATCTTTCATAAAAGAAATCGCTGGGGAAATGATAAAAGAGGGATCTTGCTCTTCCTGGTAAAATTTCTGAAAGCTATTGGTCaatgttatatttaatattaataaaccaGTCATGGCCAAATCAATTACTCTCAGGATTTATGAGACTGACTAACCTTATGACTAGTCATTTTGAAGCCCTCTGTTAAACCTACAGAgctctactttaaaaataaatgttgtgTAGATTGATGAGTTGGAAGGGTTTAAGCTTTTGAAGTCTACTGACTCCATGCTATTTTAATAACATGTACTATGTGGTGTTTAGTATCTTTTTAAGTTGTAATTGAAAAGTTTCCCTCCTATTTAAAAGTCTCTCAGAGTATTaggaaaagaaatgtattttaaagactAAAGCAAAGAAGCCTTTTGATACAGAAAAGCCTAACTTTTAATACAGGATGAATTCCTCCAAATTCAACCTAAGAAAATGacctaaaatacatttttatataattccaAAGGTTTctgcaaagaaatgcaaatacaaGTGCAATGTTACTTTGGTGTAACTTTAGAAATAATCTGGAAAAAAGCAGCATTGTGAGAACAATCCTCCCACATACTCCACACCCAcgaaaaaggaagagatattTCTTACAAATTACATCTATTGAAACAGGATTTTacctatcattaaaaaaaatcacacaagtaGGATGGATTAAATACTCTTATCTAACTTTATAAGCAGTTGGTCTGCTCTGAATAACATTTTATCCAGGATAAGAGCATGAACTACATACACAGCTGAAGTACCTCTCAATTGGAtttgaaatatattcaaagaTGCAGCAACACAAGAGGGGAAGCAATAGCATCAGCATCAGGTAGAAGAGAACTAACTAAAAGGAACATGATAGTGGAATCATTCCATTATCCATATGGAAAATACTGAAGGTGGTCTGAGGTGGTCAGTCAGGGTTCTAAGAACAatagggaccttcccaacccagggtctgagctaccagggaagtcaaaggcaaagagaaaaggcaaagatagtaaagagaaaaagcacctgaatgaggaaatgaatgaaaagtaTCTCCAGAGACCACAAAAagactttctttcttctccttctcaaaGCGAGTGGTCATTTCTTCCTGAGACGCCTCTtcatcttccctttcttcttgaagccttttcattctttccattAAGGCCTCTAGCTCACTTAGCGAATCGACAATCTGGAGCCAGAGAAGATAATATTGggtgttattaatattaaaagttGTTCCGGTAAATGTCTCCATCTCCCAATATCACCTTATGTACAGCGGCACTAACATAGTCATTAATTTCCTAAGTGGGCTTCCCATTAACTCCAAAGAAAACCATATGgcaaaatttaacattttcagaGGTATAGTGTTTCTGCTTCAGTTACAAACACAGAAAGTTTATATGAATGGATTTATTTAATCTAGAATTctactggattggccaaaaagttcattcaggttttcccataacagctttcagaaaaatgcaaacaaactttttggccaactcaatacaacAGAATTTGATATATATTAGATTATACTATTACTTGTTTCTAAAACTGGTGCAGCCTTACAAGCCTTATGATTTGCAATTGCTTTAAAAGCCTCCTTAAGACAATTCAGAACTTCAGCAACAGGTTAAATTTTTAGGGTAATAAAAGATTATACAAAATATTTCACGCATATAATATCCCATTTAATCAGATAATTTCTCTATATGTTTTAATGTAGCAAGTTTAAAGGCAAAGTAGTAAAGAAAAACAGTTAAGAAAACAAACCCCGAAGTTGCTGCCGGTAAGGGATGCATTCTCTATGTTGTTGTCATTAGCGAGatcacacacacagaagttgTTGACTGGTATTAGCCTGAATCCATTGGAGATTTCTGGATCTCTTTCTGGATTGATGCCACTACCAAAAACAAAGCTTGCCAAAGCGTGATAATGAGCCAGTAGGACCACAGCATGTACCAGTTCAGGCAGAGACCaattattttctccagttttgaCAAGTTTCTGAAATGAGAAAGCCAGtcaagaataaaagtgaaaatcataGAATGTTACAAAGCAATTTTAGAAAGTatggaaaaatgtataaaattcccTATGTCCATTTATAGAAATAATactaaaaattccatttaaacTGTTTCATATAGTAAAGATACAGCTTTGGTCAAACAATATTACATTAAACCTATCAAAACTAACATTAGAATTACACTGTAGCTTCTCTGAAATTCCTTATACATATAATGGAGTTTCTGTTTCCAAAGCACTTTTCTATATTATGCTATTTTAATAAGGTATTTTAGAGAATCCAAGAACACTGATGCTAGAAGGGACTTTAAAGTTTCTCTAGCAAGACCACTTACTTGAAGGTTTTAAAGGTAGAGACTCTaccttaaaaataacataaatatttaattcagtAGGTCAACTTTTAACTGTCTTGGATATCGTCTCTGACAGAGGAAGAACCTACAGCAGATGATAGACACTGTAGAAAACTACCTCACATTTGAAGGGACATTTAAAAAAAgtctgctctatttaaaatggataaccaacaaggtcctactgtacagcacaggtaactctgctcaatgttatgcagcagcctggatgggaggggagtttaaaGGAGAatgcatatgtgtacatgtatggttgagtccctttgctatccacctgaacTATCACAACAATGTTAACTAGCTATaatctaatacaaaataaaaagttaaaaaaaaaccaacaaaaaataaaaatatcagagcACTTTTTTTACACGCTATTTTACTGGATCCTCCagatgaatgggcttccctgatagctcagttggtaaagaatccatctgcaatgcaggaggccccagctggattcctgggttgggaagatccgctggagaaggggaaggctacccactccagtattctggcctggagaattccacagactgtatagtccatggggtcacaaagttggccatgactgaatgactttcactttcacttttcccagaTGAATGTTGGAATCATAAGTGAAGCCATTAAACACAGTAATCATCACAATTCCAGCTATTAATCCATTCAAGGTTTTCCCCATCAATCTTTATCTAATTAATCTATCTTTCAGTGTGTGATGGGGATCTGTTCTCAAATCTAAAACTTTCACTTGGCTCACTTCACATCtaaaaactaaaaccaaaaaactgCTTTTGCTTTACTCTCCATTATTTAACTACATACAAATTTAATACATTACCAAAagctcagggggaaaaaaaggaaaaatcaatcaTATTCTACCACTTTTATGTAACTTTTAcatatcttcttttatttttcaaagtataatTAAATAATCAGAGTATACAaccatttttctctgcttttctaactttttgaaaaatttgatTTTCATGAGGCTCCACTGTCTTCAATTAATTATTAAGCATGGGCATATTGTAGCCCAGAACTACAGTTCCATTTCCTTACACATTTAAATTGCTTCTAAATTTCttatttgctattataaatagcacCTTTCTGctatagctttgttcatattttataaacaagCCCTAATAGATAATACAAATCTGAGAGTATACAGACTGACAAAAGCTGAGTTTGGTTTAATTGGGCAAATAACTAACAACATGAGGGGAAAAACTAAACCCAGGACATTTCTAATGCATGAGAAGAAGGGGTTTTAAGTACCTAAGGCTTCTGCTGATAATCATTTAGCTGATGACTCCAACTAACTGAATAGTGCCAAGCATGGCGCTAATTCAACAACCTCATCCTGGAGGCTTTTAACAGATGCTGCTTTTGAAGGGCAAGTGCTCCAGCCAATCACAGTTCTCTTTCTTATCTAAGATCTAGTCTCTAGAGGCATGTAAGTATATACACATCAGTTGGCAAAtcacttttatttgaaaaatcatttcttcaaaatcttaaaattatgaaatgttaGAACTGCAAAAGAGTTTAGAACTCATTTAATCTAGCCATCTCATTTATAGAAGGGTGAACTACCAAGGCCCAcaaaagttaactttaaaaagGTCACATACTTTGTAGTTAAGAGTTAAAGACTAGAACCTACGTATGTTATCCTCCTAAtgcattttctttgttctgcCTACTGCTTGAAAATAGAAATCAACTTTTCTTATAGCTATTTGCTAATTACTGATTACTTAAAGAgaagtgggctttcctggtagctcaactggttaagaatccacctgcagtgcaggagacccctgttcaattcctgggtggggaagatacattgaagaagggataggctacccactccaggattctggcccagagaatcccatggactgtatagtccatggggtcacaaagagttggacatgactgagtgatttttcaCTTACAGAGaagtattcatttatatttaacttaaaCCCAATGACTTACATTTTCTACACATTTCAAtacactatttattttttatttttcaaattcctaACATGCAAGTATTTCAAAGTAAGTCTTAAGCAAAATACTTAACTGAAAATAACTTTAAGAATCATTAGTAAAATTTCTTTCTCCCCTTAAGAAATACTCAGTACCTGAATGTGCTCTTTTGTGATCAGCCAGGGTCGGTGTGCTAACAGCTTGTTTATTTCATTAAGATTTTTCAGTCTTTGTGGTACATATTGCAAACCATTCAACCATTCAGCAATACCTCCTGTCTTTAAAAATTCATCCACATGCATGTTTATTAAGTAAGAACACTGATGTCTAGCTGCAGCCTACAACACAAAGAAAAGATTTGGTGGATAAAACAGTCATGGTACGGTCTTATTCTACAATTACTAGGACAGTcatttaaagttcatttttataGCTAATATTCTTTTCTTAGAGAATGCTCTTCCTAAAACTTTCATCACAATGTTGTCATAGATTCTTGAATCGATACATAAAGCTGACATATAAGTAAATGTCACATGAAGCCAATTACTTCCTCATCCAGAAGTGGTAGGGGTCAATCTAGAACCCATTTTCTATTTATGTGAAGGAAGcatatgttcattttattatGGTAAGTAAGATCAACTATATTCTatttaaaacacaataaaatctGATTAACTTGTACCAATTCAGAATATATACTAGTTTGAGTATTTTTCTTATTCCCTTTGAGATAACTGTGAATCAGCCTTATCTGTGCCCATCCTCCTATTgagatgaaactgaagctcactGACCCTTTCTTTCCTAGGCAAGCCAGAATCAGCCTTGATAAATTGGTAAATCCATGCAAAACAGACTTTTCACCGCTCGTTTCCTCAGGGCTGCTTCTCAGTTAAATAGTACTGTTTTACTCTGTTTTCCACatcttatttctctctttgttGGTGACCATTCTAAGTTGGCTTTCAGACTTAGTGTCGTCAAAACCTTAAGCTGAGTAATCTTAGACAAGTTCATCATTTAATAAAACACAGGATGCagccctttttttgttgtttaaaactTCAGTGAGAGCATAAACAAATTCAACTTGATAAAAACTAACTCCTGGCTGGCTTTGATCACTCTGCCAGCCCAGATGTTCCCCTAACTTCTCCAAATATATTGCACTTGCATCTTGTTCTTTTCTCCAGCAACAGCCCAACTGTAGCACTGTTTCTACCTTCTTATTCCTGCTGCCCATCATCCCAATTTATAATTAACTAGTTAACTAGCTTGTACCAAGTACTAAACTTAGTAGTATAACTTATTTAAGAATTCTTCTCTGACAGAGTCGCCTAGTGCTAATACTTTGCTCTTATTTAGCCAAATTAGTGATATTCTTCATGTACAGAATGACTAAATAAAAAAGTCACAACCAACCTGTTTTATATTAATACTGAAAGAAAACTATCAGgagtaaaaggaaaatttgagGGACACTAGGAACattacttcggagaaggcaatggcaccccactccagtactcttgcctggagaatcccatggacggaggagcctggtgggctgcagtccatggggttgctgggagtcggatacgactgagcgacttcactttcacttttcactttcatgcattggagaaggaaatggcaacccactccagtgttcttgcctggagaatcccagggacgggggagcctgatgggctgccgtctatggggttgcacagagtcggacacgactgaagcgacttagcagcagtagcagcagcaggaacattACTTTCGACCCTATAAACATCTTTAATCATGAGATTAAACATGGAAAACTTTACTAATAATTAAATCAGAAACATTCAGTATATTATGTGAGTTACAACATTCAAAATGTAACCAGTGGATTTGGAATCCAAAAGGTCATAAGCTTCTTGAGTTGTTGTTTCCGTGTGATTATACTTAGCTCTGCACCACAAGTAATACCAGCAGTGAGAGGGACTAAATGAGGACCAAGTCACGTGAACACAGGAACCGGAAGTGAGCGTACCATGATGGCGATGTAGTGCCGGTGCGGTAGAGGAAGGGGGCCATCCATGCGCAGCATGTAGAACTGGCTCCTCAGGAAGGACTCCAGGTACTGAGTGTGCAGGCTCATGACCTGGGTGATGTTATCCAAGCGACCGGATGTAGAGTATTCTTCCACAAGAAAGTTAGTACGTTCATCCACTGTGTTTGCCTGGACAACCTTTCAACcaagaaacacaaaacaaaatcaaggCTGAGAAGTAAACACACCAGTGGTTTACACGCATTATTCCATGACTGAAGACGATGAAGGTCCTTTTGACATTAACAGACA belongs to Bos indicus x Bos taurus breed Angus x Brahman F1 hybrid chromosome 15, Bos_hybrid_MaternalHap_v2.0, whole genome shotgun sequence and includes:
- the SESN3 gene encoding sestrin-3, with amino-acid sequence MNRGGSSPSAAASYLLCTNCRKVLRKDKRIRVSQPLTRGPSAFIPEKEVVQANTVDERTNFLVEEYSTSGRLDNITQVMSLHTQYLESFLRSQFYMLRMDGPLPLPHRHYIAIMAAARHQCSYLINMHVDEFLKTGGIAEWLNGLQYVPQRLKNLNEINKLLAHRPWLITKEHIQKLVKTGENNWSLPELVHAVVLLAHYHALASFVFGSGINPERDPEISNGFRLIPVNNFCVCDLANDNNIENASLTGSNFGIVDSLSELEALMERMKRLQEEREDEEASQEEMTTRFEKEKKESLFVVSGDTFHSFPHSDFEDDMIITSDVSRYIEDPGFGYEDFARRGEEHLPTFRAQDYTWENHGFSLVNRLYSDIGHLLDEKFRMVYNLTYNTMATHEDVDTTMLRRALFNYVHCMFGIRYDDYDYGEVNQLLERSLKVYIKTVTCYPERTTKRMYDSYWRQFKHSEKVHVNLLLMEARMQAELLYALRAITRHLT